The proteins below are encoded in one region of Enhydrobacter sp.:
- a CDS encoding thiamine pyrophosphate-dependent enzyme, translating into MPDARVTNTITGRDAFLRVLSDEGVEKMFGNPGTTELPIMHALSSAPEMGYVLALQEAIVIAMADGYARASGKLVSCNVHVAPGLGNAIGSIYTSYMSGTPMIVTAGQQEQGHGLTEPLLYAPLVPIATPVVKWATEVNRIEDLPRILRRAAKVATTAPTGPVFISLPGDILNNEAAIDLGASTRVDTAVRPSDAALEHLARRLLSAKKPVLLAGPEIASSDAFAEAAALAETLGAPVLQQTVGYGAHFPSEHPAYLGALNRDQKRVRQILSEYDLMFCVGSDVLKMSVWSEVEPLPETTKVAMLGLRDWEMGKNFPAEIALRADVKETLKALVPLLKKLGGAALAEKARANLAALASKNWSAQRAQRLKALARPVSGQPLAAEWVMAKLGETLPGNAVVVDEGITSAGTLTSYFPYRDRNSFFGNVSGGIGWGIAAAVGVQIALPERRVVAVIGDGSAMYSIQALWTAANLRLPVTFLICNNGGYQILKNRLKLFHGNDRPIGMDFKDPPIDACALAKGFGVAAERVDTAETFEASLAKSLKASGPTLIEVMVRS; encoded by the coding sequence ATGCCCGACGCCCGCGTCACCAACACCATCACGGGTCGCGATGCCTTTCTGCGCGTGCTGAGCGACGAAGGTGTCGAGAAGATGTTCGGCAATCCCGGCACGACCGAATTGCCGATCATGCATGCGCTCTCGTCGGCGCCGGAGATGGGCTACGTGCTGGCACTGCAGGAGGCGATCGTGATCGCGATGGCCGACGGTTACGCCCGCGCCTCGGGCAAGCTGGTCTCGTGCAACGTCCATGTGGCGCCGGGCCTCGGCAATGCGATCGGCTCGATCTACACGTCCTACATGTCGGGCACGCCGATGATCGTGACGGCGGGCCAGCAGGAGCAGGGCCACGGCCTCACCGAGCCTCTGCTCTATGCGCCGCTCGTGCCGATCGCGACGCCGGTCGTGAAATGGGCGACGGAGGTCAATCGCATCGAGGATCTGCCGCGCATCCTGCGCCGCGCCGCCAAGGTGGCCACGACCGCGCCGACTGGACCCGTGTTCATCTCGCTGCCCGGCGACATCCTGAACAACGAGGCGGCGATCGATCTCGGCGCGTCGACCCGCGTCGACACGGCGGTGCGTCCATCGGACGCCGCGCTGGAGCATCTGGCCAGGCGCCTCTTGTCGGCGAAGAAGCCCGTCCTCCTCGCCGGTCCGGAGATCGCCTCCTCCGATGCCTTCGCCGAGGCCGCCGCGCTCGCCGAGACGCTGGGCGCGCCGGTGCTGCAGCAGACCGTGGGCTACGGCGCGCACTTCCCCAGCGAGCATCCGGCCTATCTCGGCGCCCTCAACCGCGACCAGAAGCGCGTGCGGCAGATCCTTTCCGAGTACGACCTGATGTTCTGCGTCGGCTCCGATGTGCTGAAGATGTCGGTGTGGAGCGAGGTCGAGCCGCTGCCCGAGACCACCAAGGTGGCGATGCTGGGCCTGCGCGACTGGGAGATGGGCAAGAACTTCCCGGCCGAAATCGCGCTGCGCGCCGATGTGAAGGAGACCTTGAAGGCGTTGGTGCCGCTTCTGAAGAAGCTGGGCGGCGCGGCGCTGGCGGAGAAGGCCCGGGCGAACCTCGCGGCCCTCGCCTCGAAGAACTGGAGCGCCCAACGCGCTCAGCGGCTGAAGGCGCTGGCCAGGCCCGTCTCCGGCCAGCCGCTGGCCGCCGAATGGGTGATGGCGAAGCTCGGCGAGACGCTGCCCGGGAACGCCGTCGTGGTCGACGAGGGCATCACCAGCGCCGGCACCCTGACGTCCTATTTCCCCTATCGCGACCGCAACAGCTTCTTCGGCAATGTGAGCGGCGGCATCGGCTGGGGCATCGCCGCCGCGGTGGGCGTCCAGATCGCCCTGCCCGAGCGCCGGGTCGTGGCGGTGATCGGCGACGGCAGTGCGATGTATTCCATCCAGGCGCTCTGGACCGCCGCGAACCTCCGTCTGCCGGTGACGTTCCTCATCTGCAACAACGGCGGCTACCAGATCCTGAAGAACCGGCTGAAGCTGTTCCACGGCAACGACCGGCCGATCGGCATGGACTTCAAGGACCCGCCGATCGACGCCTGCGCGCTGGCCAAGGGCTTCGGCGTCGCTGCCGAGCGCGTCGACACGGCCGAGACTTTCGAGGCGTCGCTCGCGAAGTCGCTGAAGGCGAGCGGTCCGACCCTGATCGAGGTGATGGTCAGGAGCTGA
- a CDS encoding SRPBCC family protein → MTVHKVDPKLDLVLERVVDVPPALVWEAWTRPEHLRHWFTPKPWTVAHCEIDLRPGGVFRFVMRSPEGQEFDNAGCFLEVVPQKRLIWTDALLPGYRPSANPFFTAIVEIEPSGEGTHYVATAIHRDEDGRKKHEEMGFHQGWGTVLDQLVAYARSM, encoded by the coding sequence ATGACGGTCCATAAAGTCGATCCCAAGCTCGACCTCGTGCTCGAGCGCGTCGTCGACGTGCCGCCCGCGCTGGTCTGGGAGGCGTGGACGAGGCCCGAGCATCTGCGCCACTGGTTCACGCCCAAGCCCTGGACGGTGGCCCATTGCGAGATCGATCTCAGGCCCGGCGGCGTCTTCCGCTTTGTCATGCGCAGCCCCGAGGGGCAGGAGTTCGACAACGCCGGCTGCTTTCTCGAGGTCGTGCCGCAGAAGCGGCTGATCTGGACGGACGCCCTTCTGCCCGGCTACCGGCCTTCGGCCAACCCGTTCTTCACCGCCATCGTCGAGATCGAGCCCAGCGGCGAGGGCACGCACTATGTCGCGACCGCCATCCATCGCGACGAGGACGGCCGCAAGAAGCACGAGGAGATGGGCTTCCACCAGGGCTGGGGCACCGTGCTCGATCAGCTCGTGGCCTACGCCAGGTCGATGTGA
- a CDS encoding alpha/beta hydrolase: MPAVKHTFIEIRGFTMHVAQAGAGPPLILLHGWPEFWATWEPLFERLADRYTLIAPDFRGFGQSGNPDDGRSDRAGPDVLADDIAALMKAVGLQHAGFVGHDVGGYVMQRLALNHPDKVAGLFFFNCGTHGIGARWRDPQQINEIWYQTFHQMPFAPELVGASRASCRAYIGHFLRHWSHREDAFDGVLERWVDNFLRPGNLQGGFNWYISQNAARLAVMAGTAPKPPKIRQPARVFWGRHDPVLKSAWIDMVGDYFEDVEASVAEDAGHFVHYETPDRATAEIDRFFRRIGYARILRT; this comes from the coding sequence ATGCCCGCCGTGAAGCACACCTTCATCGAGATCCGTGGTTTCACGATGCACGTCGCGCAGGCCGGCGCCGGCCCGCCGTTGATCCTGCTGCACGGCTGGCCGGAATTCTGGGCGACCTGGGAACCGCTGTTCGAGCGCCTGGCCGATCGCTACACCCTGATCGCACCCGATTTCAGAGGCTTCGGCCAAAGCGGCAATCCCGACGACGGCCGCTCCGATCGGGCGGGTCCCGACGTGCTGGCCGACGACATCGCCGCCCTCATGAAGGCGGTCGGCCTGCAGCATGCAGGGTTCGTCGGCCACGACGTCGGCGGCTACGTGATGCAGCGGCTCGCGCTCAACCACCCTGACAAGGTGGCGGGCCTGTTCTTCTTCAATTGCGGCACGCACGGCATCGGCGCGCGCTGGCGCGATCCACAGCAGATTAACGAGATCTGGTACCAGACCTTCCATCAGATGCCATTCGCGCCCGAGCTGGTCGGCGCGAGCCGCGCGAGCTGCCGCGCCTATATCGGGCACTTCCTGCGACACTGGTCGCACCGCGAGGATGCGTTCGATGGCGTGCTGGAGCGATGGGTGGACAACTTCCTGCGGCCCGGCAACCTGCAGGGCGGCTTCAACTGGTACATCTCCCAGAACGCCGCACGGCTCGCCGTCATGGCTGGCACGGCGCCGAAGCCGCCGAAGATCAGGCAGCCCGCGCGTGTCTTCTGGGGCCGGCACGATCCGGTCCTGAAGAGCGCCTGGATCGACATGGTCGGCGACTATTTCGAGGATGTCGAGGCGAGCGTCGCCGAGGACGCCGGCCACTTCGTGCACTACGAGACGCCCGACCGCGCCACGGCGGAGATCGATCGATTCTTCAGGCGCATCGGCTACGCGCGAATACTTAGGACTTGA
- a CDS encoding sugar ABC transporter substrate-binding protein, with product MSYKSLRSMAVVALAGLTAIGVPLALAQEQGTKTARELRAAFDKDVKGRTIAFLPIALGVPLQDEWNRVLKTEAEWRGIKYVVRDPNNNPSAMQQALTALVNDKPDVLIVQNPSVTLLMKELKRAEKEGIHVIQINMSSNYKSDAFVGADWFEVGRMIADDVVKQCGTGSGKSGKVQIVQGELAAAASVDQIAGIMEVFNKDKAIKVVSNQAAAWDANNALNITATVIQQNPDLCASIGFWGIMESGAAQAIRNAGKIDQVKVYASGEGSQLDCEQVNRGNFYKFLSYTATQQGHELVNTALLLMQSKEKPGTVHRALYTRPIWLDKSNASGANCFALPQSGSSSPVPLAPSAENKK from the coding sequence ATGTCGTACAAGTCATTGCGATCGATGGCAGTCGTCGCGTTGGCCGGCCTCACGGCCATCGGCGTGCCGCTTGCCCTCGCCCAGGAGCAGGGCACCAAGACGGCGCGGGAGCTGCGCGCCGCCTTCGACAAGGACGTCAAGGGCAGGACGATCGCCTTCCTGCCGATTGCGCTCGGCGTGCCGCTGCAGGACGAATGGAACCGCGTGCTGAAGACTGAGGCCGAGTGGCGCGGCATCAAGTACGTGGTGCGCGACCCCAACAACAATCCGTCGGCGATGCAGCAGGCGCTGACGGCGCTGGTCAACGACAAGCCCGACGTGCTGATCGTGCAGAACCCCAGCGTGACGCTGCTCATGAAGGAGCTGAAGCGCGCCGAGAAGGAGGGGATCCACGTCATCCAGATCAACATGTCCTCGAACTACAAGTCCGACGCCTTCGTCGGCGCCGACTGGTTCGAGGTCGGCCGCATGATCGCCGACGACGTCGTCAAGCAGTGCGGCACGGGCAGCGGCAAGTCGGGCAAGGTGCAGATCGTCCAGGGCGAGCTGGCCGCCGCCGCAAGTGTCGACCAGATCGCCGGCATCATGGAGGTGTTCAACAAGGACAAGGCGATCAAGGTTGTCTCCAACCAGGCCGCCGCCTGGGACGCCAACAACGCCCTGAACATCACCGCGACGGTGATCCAGCAGAATCCCGATCTCTGCGCCAGCATCGGCTTCTGGGGCATCATGGAGTCGGGCGCCGCCCAGGCGATCCGCAACGCCGGCAAGATCGATCAGGTCAAGGTCTATGCCTCGGGCGAAGGATCGCAGCTCGATTGCGAGCAGGTGAACCGCGGCAACTTCTACAAGTTCCTGAGCTACACCGCGACCCAGCAGGGTCACGAGCTCGTGAATACTGCGCTTTTGCTGATGCAGAGCAAGGAGAAGCCCGGGACCGTGCATCGCGCGCTCTATACGCGGCCGATCTGGCTCGACAAGAGCAACGCGAGCGGTGCCAACTGCTTCGCCCTGCCGCAATCGGGATCGTCCTCGCCGGTGCCGCTGGCGCCGTCGGCCGAGAACAAGAAATAG
- a CDS encoding Rieske 2Fe-2S domain-containing protein, with protein MTTASEGAELTQVGPGTVMGHLMRQYWLPALMSSELERDGPPTRLMLLGEKLVAFRDSAGQVGVMDHRCPHRCASLFLGRNEQGGLRCLYHGWKYDVAGNCVDMPSVPEHQDFKHKVKAKAYRTIERAGLVWVYMGGRAEAPPLPGFEILDMPEEEINVSLIQRDCNWLQALEGEIDTSHFGFLHGGHVDPDDVPESDPFYYTITNRAPQYHVADAPWGTQYAGYRAAGPGRTYWRFANFLFPCWSQAPNGEFDSHMHARGWVPLDDGHTMFVFIWWKKARSAMSLPQPAFKDGRPIGGTGRGGLKFLPNTTDWLGRWRMAMNEGNDWGMDREAQRRNTIYSGIDGIHLQDQAITESMGPVTDHDFEHLAPSDQMITRTRRRLLLAARALRDEGRLPPGAEDGSLYRGARSGYFTSADQSPWRDVYASTLAAAMHPPVPSAHAAE; from the coding sequence ATGACCACGGCGAGCGAAGGCGCGGAACTCACCCAGGTCGGGCCCGGTACGGTGATGGGCCATCTGATGCGGCAGTACTGGCTGCCGGCGCTGATGTCGTCGGAACTCGAGCGCGACGGCCCCCCGACCAGGCTGATGCTGCTCGGCGAGAAGCTGGTCGCCTTCCGCGACAGCGCGGGCCAAGTGGGGGTGATGGACCATCGCTGTCCGCACCGTTGCGCCTCGCTGTTCCTCGGCCGCAACGAGCAGGGTGGCCTGCGCTGCCTCTATCACGGCTGGAAATACGACGTGGCCGGCAACTGCGTCGACATGCCGAGCGTGCCCGAGCATCAGGACTTCAAGCACAAGGTGAAGGCCAAGGCCTATCGCACGATCGAACGCGCCGGCCTCGTCTGGGTCTATATGGGCGGGCGCGCCGAGGCGCCGCCGCTGCCCGGATTCGAGATCCTCGACATGCCGGAGGAGGAGATCAACGTCAGCCTCATCCAGCGCGACTGCAACTGGCTGCAGGCGCTCGAGGGCGAGATCGACACCTCGCATTTCGGCTTCCTGCACGGCGGTCACGTCGATCCCGACGACGTGCCCGAGAGCGATCCCTTCTACTACACCATCACCAACCGCGCGCCGCAGTACCATGTCGCCGACGCGCCATGGGGTACGCAGTATGCCGGCTACCGCGCCGCGGGTCCCGGCCGCACCTACTGGCGTTTCGCCAATTTCCTGTTCCCCTGCTGGTCGCAGGCGCCCAACGGCGAGTTCGACAGTCACATGCATGCGCGCGGCTGGGTGCCGCTCGACGACGGCCACACCATGTTCGTCTTCATCTGGTGGAAGAAGGCGCGGTCGGCGATGAGCCTGCCGCAGCCCGCGTTCAAAGACGGCCGGCCGATCGGCGGCACCGGGCGCGGCGGGCTCAAGTTCCTGCCCAACACCACCGACTGGCTCGGCCGCTGGCGCATGGCGATGAACGAGGGCAATGATTGGGGCATGGACCGCGAGGCGCAGCGCCGCAACACGATCTACAGCGGCATCGACGGCATCCATCTGCAGGACCAGGCGATCACCGAAAGCATGGGACCGGTCACGGACCACGACTTCGAGCATCTCGCGCCGTCGGACCAGATGATCACCCGCACGCGTCGCCGCCTGCTGCTCGCTGCCCGCGCGTTGAGGGACGAGGGCAGGCTGCCGCCCGGCGCGGAGGACGGCAGCCTCTATCGCGGCGCCCGCAGCGGCTACTTCACCAGCGCCGATCAAAGCCCGTGGCGCGACGTCTACGCCTCGACGCTCGCGGCGGCCATGCATCCGCCCGTGCCGTCCGCTCACGCAGCGGAGTAG
- a CDS encoding metalloregulator ArsR/SmtB family transcription factor → MVASAPAIDSVFQALADPTRRLVLERLARGPESVSRLAAPFDMALPSFVEHLRVLENCGLVSSRKTGRVRTYRLMPKKLRQAEDWLARQRNLWEQRLDQLDAYLLELKERRS, encoded by the coding sequence ATGGTTGCTTCGGCACCAGCGATCGACTCCGTCTTCCAGGCCCTCGCCGATCCGACGCGCCGGCTGGTGCTGGAGCGGCTGGCGCGCGGACCGGAGTCGGTCAGCAGGCTCGCCGCGCCGTTCGACATGGCGCTGCCCTCGTTCGTCGAGCATCTGCGGGTGCTGGAAAATTGCGGCCTGGTGAGCTCCCGCAAGACCGGGCGCGTGCGGACCTATCGGCTGATGCCGAAGAAACTGCGTCAGGCCGAGGACTGGCTGGCTCGGCAACGAAACCTGTGGGAGCAGCGCCTCGACCAGCTCGACGCCTACCTCCTGGAACTGAAGGAGAGACGTTCATGA
- a CDS encoding YbhB/YbcL family Raf kinase inhibitor-like protein, whose translation MVITGALTLAAALFGTAQAADFKLTSTTIKPGGTVPNEQVFNGFGCTGGNVSPELSWSGAPAGAKSFALTVYDPDAPTGSGFWHWVVVNMPPDTKALPKGAGKPGAPGLPAGALMTRTDFGAPGYGGPCPPKGDKPHRYQFTLFAVDLPKLDVTADSSAAVVGFNLHFHTLGKATFTATYGR comes from the coding sequence ATGGTGATCACTGGTGCGCTCACGCTCGCCGCCGCGCTCTTCGGCACCGCGCAGGCTGCCGACTTCAAATTGACCAGCACGACCATCAAGCCGGGCGGCACGGTGCCCAACGAACAGGTGTTCAACGGCTTCGGCTGCACCGGCGGCAACGTCTCGCCCGAGCTCTCGTGGAGCGGCGCACCGGCCGGCGCCAAGAGCTTCGCCCTCACCGTCTACGATCCCGACGCGCCGACCGGCAGCGGCTTCTGGCACTGGGTCGTCGTCAACATGCCGCCGGACACCAAGGCGCTGCCGAAGGGAGCGGGCAAGCCCGGTGCGCCCGGGCTGCCGGCCGGCGCGCTGATGACCCGCACGGATTTCGGCGCGCCCGGCTATGGCGGCCCCTGCCCGCCCAAGGGCGACAAGCCGCACCGCTATCAGTTCACGCTGTTCGCCGTCGACCTGCCCAAGCTCGACGTCACGGCTGACTCCTCGGCCGCCGTCGTCGGCTTCAACCTCCACTTCCACACGCTCGGCAAGGCGACCTTCACGGCGACCTACGGACGGTGA
- a CDS encoding phytanoyl-CoA dioxygenase family protein, with protein MDGSKPVALADYGAEEAAMQDYLREGEQRAFALGNRGPIRFTSSGALHSDILDAYWRCGFYVFEGVLKPDELADIERDVKDILDRLPVEKDAPLDAKGRPALAADCTAPTLFWSKPLGDPFGGTDLANGRHPVKMFEPKAAADAPKEVVYLILGSLQFSEAALRLYGHPQLLAIVAAINGPDFTPFSDAIFIKEPGRGASVAWHQDGVTHWNSPDWDEGSHGFNMMAQLYGCTAANGVWVVPGSHKLGKLDIKALVAWAGSERLPDAVPMICKPGDVAVTNRQTLHGSFANTSKDWRVTLNMGFHRRKSVLGVKGGGLHNKEAVYDADRIRERARLIGYAIDARRRRFPHETPFVYKPHADEGLTYRWDAQAKADIKDYNLLDLSI; from the coding sequence ATGGACGGATCGAAGCCGGTCGCACTGGCCGATTACGGCGCCGAGGAAGCGGCGATGCAGGACTATCTGCGGGAGGGCGAGCAACGCGCCTTCGCGCTCGGCAATCGTGGCCCGATCCGCTTCACATCGTCGGGCGCTCTCCATTCCGACATTCTCGATGCCTATTGGCGTTGCGGCTTCTACGTCTTCGAGGGGGTGCTGAAGCCCGACGAGCTGGCCGACATCGAGCGCGACGTGAAGGACATCCTCGATCGGCTCCCCGTCGAGAAGGATGCGCCCCTCGACGCCAAGGGTCGGCCGGCGCTGGCGGCGGACTGCACGGCGCCGACGCTCTTCTGGTCCAAGCCGCTCGGCGATCCGTTCGGCGGCACCGATCTCGCCAATGGCCGTCATCCCGTGAAGATGTTCGAGCCCAAGGCGGCCGCCGATGCCCCGAAGGAAGTCGTCTATCTGATCCTGGGCTCGCTGCAGTTCTCGGAGGCGGCACTTCGCCTTTACGGGCATCCGCAGCTTCTCGCCATCGTCGCGGCGATCAACGGTCCGGATTTCACGCCGTTCAGCGATGCGATCTTCATCAAGGAGCCCGGCCGCGGCGCCTCGGTCGCCTGGCACCAGGACGGTGTCACGCACTGGAACAGCCCCGACTGGGACGAGGGCAGCCACGGCTTCAACATGATGGCCCAGCTCTATGGCTGCACGGCGGCCAACGGCGTGTGGGTCGTCCCGGGCTCGCACAAGCTCGGCAAGCTCGACATCAAGGCGCTGGTTGCCTGGGCGGGCAGCGAGCGTCTGCCGGACGCCGTGCCGATGATCTGCAAGCCCGGCGACGTGGCGGTCACCAACCGCCAGACCCTGCACGGCTCGTTCGCCAATACCAGCAAGGATTGGCGCGTGACATTGAACATGGGCTTCCATCGCCGGAAGTCGGTGCTCGGCGTGAAGGGGGGCGGGCTGCACAACAAGGAGGCGGTGTACGACGCCGACCGCATCCGCGAGCGCGCGCGCCTCATCGGCTATGCCATCGATGCGCGGCGCCGGCGCTTCCCGCACGAGACGCCCTTCGTCTACAAGCCGCACGCCGACGAGGGGCTTACCTATCGCTGGGACGCGCAGGCCAAAGCCGACATCAAGGACTACAACCTCCTCGATCTCAGCATCTGA
- a CDS encoding ABC transporter permease: protein MAVSASTREERGPVGALLAQLLRKPTQEQIVLLITLALLVVFGLTLPGFAAVSNLLNLVRSISILGILGLGMGLIVISRGIDLSEVAIMAGSWSVALINIQHGMPVFWAVVTALLIAVVIGVANGVMVAFVEAPALFVTLAAGFVIYGAAFWYAPSWVVYAPKPDDAPYLLYLGHNRLFGIPVPIIVFALAAIGMHLFLSRTSTGRFIYGQGDNPEAARLTGIALRPLIVLEYVLVALLAWLAGLVWIGTTGSMQMGIVQGTYIFDVILVVVLGGISLVGGRGGVFSVVVGCALIGTLFNAFTIMDINSEVQNIIKGLVLLGAIVVDNWLHPRDEETARQGE from the coding sequence ATGGCGGTCAGTGCATCTACGAGAGAGGAACGCGGCCCGGTCGGCGCGCTGCTCGCGCAGCTTCTGCGGAAGCCGACGCAGGAGCAGATCGTTTTGCTGATCACGCTGGCTCTGCTGGTCGTCTTCGGCCTGACGCTGCCGGGCTTCGCCGCGGTCAGCAATCTCCTCAATCTCGTGCGCAGCATCTCCATCCTGGGCATCCTCGGCCTCGGCATGGGGCTGATCGTCATCAGCCGCGGCATCGACCTCAGCGAGGTCGCGATCATGGCCGGCTCCTGGTCGGTGGCGCTGATCAACATCCAGCACGGCATGCCGGTCTTCTGGGCGGTCGTGACGGCCTTGCTCATCGCCGTCGTGATCGGGGTCGCCAACGGCGTGATGGTGGCCTTCGTTGAGGCGCCGGCCCTGTTCGTGACGCTGGCGGCCGGCTTCGTGATCTACGGCGCGGCCTTCTGGTATGCCCCGTCGTGGGTCGTCTATGCTCCCAAGCCGGATGATGCGCCCTATCTTCTCTATCTCGGGCACAACCGGCTGTTCGGCATTCCGGTGCCGATCATCGTCTTCGCGCTGGCCGCGATCGGGATGCATCTCTTCCTGTCGCGCACCTCGACCGGCCGTTTCATCTACGGCCAGGGCGACAATCCCGAGGCGGCGCGGCTCACCGGCATCGCGCTACGCCCGCTGATCGTGCTCGAGTATGTCCTGGTGGCACTGCTGGCCTGGCTCGCCGGCCTGGTCTGGATTGGCACGACTGGCAGCATGCAGATGGGGATCGTGCAGGGGACCTATATCTTCGATGTGATCCTGGTGGTGGTGCTGGGCGGCATCAGCCTGGTCGGCGGCCGTGGCGGCGTGTTCAGCGTGGTGGTCGGCTGCGCCCTGATCGGCACGCTGTTCAACGCCTTCACCATCATGGACATCAACAGCGAGGTGCAGAACATCATCAAGGGCCTGGTCCTGCTTGGCGCCATCGTCGTCGACAACTGGCTGCACCCCCGGGACGAGGAGACCGCGCGCCAAGGCGAGTGA
- a CDS encoding enoyl-CoA hydratase — protein MTSPAIRYETPTPAIARIVLDRPDTRNAQDTAFLYQLNEAFDRAAADDHVKVIVLSANGPHFSSGHDLREVDGHGNMRKHETVGTWGGFGKPGAEAQYAREQEIYVGFCERWRNIPKPTLALVHGKVIAGGLMLMWPCDLIVAADDAEFLDHTVAMGVGGAEFFAHPWEMGVRKAKEFLFTADWIKADEAHRLGMVNHVVPRAELETFGMAMAERIAQKPLFALRLVKQAVNAAQDAQGRVSAMQTSFALHHLAHAHNMIVHGKLVDPTGLMPSIKKHEKAAD, from the coding sequence ATGACGAGCCCGGCCATTCGCTACGAAACGCCGACACCCGCGATCGCGCGCATCGTGCTCGACCGGCCCGACACGCGCAACGCCCAGGACACGGCGTTCCTCTATCAGTTGAACGAGGCCTTCGATCGTGCCGCCGCTGACGACCATGTGAAGGTGATCGTGCTGTCGGCCAACGGCCCGCATTTCTCTTCCGGCCATGACCTGCGCGAGGTCGACGGGCACGGCAACATGAGGAAGCACGAGACTGTCGGCACCTGGGGCGGCTTCGGCAAGCCCGGCGCCGAGGCGCAGTACGCACGCGAGCAGGAAATCTATGTCGGCTTCTGCGAGCGCTGGCGCAACATTCCCAAGCCGACCCTCGCCCTGGTGCACGGCAAGGTGATCGCCGGCGGCCTGATGCTGATGTGGCCATGCGATCTCATCGTGGCGGCCGACGACGCCGAATTCCTCGACCATACGGTGGCAATGGGCGTGGGCGGGGCCGAGTTCTTCGCCCATCCGTGGGAGATGGGCGTGCGCAAGGCCAAGGAGTTCTTGTTCACCGCCGACTGGATCAAGGCCGATGAGGCGCATCGGCTGGGCATGGTGAACCATGTCGTACCGCGTGCTGAGCTCGAGACCTTCGGCATGGCGATGGCGGAGCGGATCGCCCAGAAGCCGCTCTTTGCACTGCGACTGGTGAAGCAGGCGGTCAATGCGGCGCAGGATGCGCAGGGCCGCGTGAGCGCCATGCAGACCTCCTTCGCGCTGCATCATCTGGCGCACGCCCACAACATGATCGTGCACGGCAAGCTGGTCGATCCGACCGGCCTGATGCCGTCCATCAAGAAGCACGAGAAGGCGGCGGACTAG
- a CDS encoding class I SAM-dependent methyltransferase → MTMTADAPTSTPDLGAIKARQQGVWSSGNYALIGATLQIVGESLCQALDLHAGQRVLDVAAGNGNVTLAAARCWCDVTSTDYVPALLEHGKKRAAADGLAVRFQEADAEALPFPDATFDAVVSTYGVMFTPDQEKAAAEMLRVCRPGGKIGLANWTPAGFIGQVFKLVGQYVPPPAGVKSPILWGTRERLAELFGAGARSISAEPRNFMFRYRSAEHFIDVFRSYYGPVLKAMASLDDARRNALSADITALIGRLNQASDGTMVVPGEYLEVVIARK, encoded by the coding sequence ATGACCATGACCGCTGATGCCCCCACATCCACGCCCGATCTCGGCGCCATCAAGGCGCGTCAGCAGGGTGTGTGGTCGTCCGGGAACTATGCGCTGATCGGCGCCACCCTGCAGATCGTCGGCGAGTCGTTGTGCCAGGCGCTCGACCTGCATGCGGGCCAGCGCGTGCTGGATGTAGCGGCCGGCAACGGCAACGTCACCCTTGCCGCCGCGCGCTGCTGGTGCGACGTCACCTCGACCGACTACGTCCCGGCCCTGCTCGAGCACGGCAAGAAGCGGGCTGCCGCGGACGGCCTCGCGGTGCGCTTCCAGGAGGCCGACGCCGAGGCGTTGCCCTTCCCGGATGCGACGTTCGACGCCGTGGTCTCGACCTACGGGGTGATGTTCACGCCCGATCAGGAGAAGGCGGCCGCCGAGATGCTCCGTGTTTGCCGTCCCGGCGGAAAGATCGGCCTGGCCAACTGGACGCCCGCCGGCTTCATCGGCCAGGTGTTCAAGCTCGTCGGGCAATACGTGCCGCCGCCGGCAGGGGTCAAATCGCCGATCCTGTGGGGCACCCGGGAGCGTCTGGCGGAGCTGTTCGGCGCGGGCGCCCGGTCGATCTCGGCCGAGCCGCGCAACTTCATGTTCCGTTATCGCTCGGCCGAACACTTCATCGACGTGTTCCGGAGCTATTACGGTCCGGTGCTGAAGGCGATGGCATCGCTGGACGATGCCAGGCGCAACGCGCTCTCCGCCGATATCACGGCGCTCATCGGGCGCCTCAATCAGGCGAGCGACGGCACCATGGTCGTGCCGGGCGAGTACCTCGAGGTGGTGATCGCGAGGAAGTGA